The Solibacillus sp. FSL R7-0682 genome includes a window with the following:
- a CDS encoding deoxynucleoside kinase, translating to MNLREKYNISANTVITIAGTVGVGKSTMTKALSEALNFRTSYEKVDTNPYLDKFYDDFDKWSFHLQIYFLAERFKEQKRIFEYGGGFIQDRSIYEDTGIFAKMHYDKGTMTPTDYETYKNLFDAMVMTPYFPHPNLLVYLEGPIDDVIGRIQERGREMEQQTPHTYWQEMHGRYEEWINNFNACPVLRIDINDYDLMKNPEQVEDIVARIAHMLEQTSHLRK from the coding sequence ATGAATTTAAGAGAGAAATACAATATTTCTGCCAATACAGTGATTACGATTGCAGGAACAGTCGGTGTAGGGAAATCGACGATGACAAAGGCATTGTCGGAAGCTTTAAATTTCCGTACGTCATATGAAAAGGTTGATACAAACCCTTATTTAGATAAATTTTATGATGACTTTGATAAATGGAGCTTCCATTTACAAATTTATTTTTTAGCTGAGCGCTTTAAAGAACAAAAACGTATTTTTGAATATGGGGGCGGTTTTATTCAAGACCGATCTATTTATGAAGATACAGGTATTTTTGCAAAAATGCATTACGATAAAGGGACAATGACACCGACTGATTACGAGACTTATAAAAATTTATTTGATGCAATGGTAATGACACCTTACTTCCCACATCCTAACTTACTCGTCTATTTAGAAGGCCCGATTGATGATGTGATTGGTCGGATCCAAGAGCGCGGACGTGAAATGGAACAACAAACACCACATACGTACTGGCAAGAAATGCATGGTCGCTATGAGGAATGGATTAATAACTTTAATGCATGCCCAGTGCTTCGCATTGATATTAATGACTATGATTTAATGAAAAATCCAGAGCAAGTAGAGGATATTGTAGCACGTATTGCACATATGTTAGAGCAAACAAGTCATTTACGTAAATAA
- a CDS encoding response regulator produces the protein MRYFIVDDDRASRVMLSNIINDSELGSVIGEAKNGVDAIPQIIMMQPEFVLIDLLMPNLDGIETIEHLRQNGFEGSFIMISQVVNKEMVAESYSKGIEFFIHKPINYVEVQMVLRRTAEQHRLKNSLQAIRQSLTNFEIPEVKHTKKTTREHIQSILNDMGIVAEIGSEDIIKIIEQLLIERHKIAPLPPLKEIYEKVAMLTKNTPDDILKESKAIEQRVRRTILAAMINLANLGIVDYTNSEFEYYTPRYFDLTDIRYLMQQIENNDQRKAKVNIKKFIQVLYSEIISKVD, from the coding sequence ATGCGCTATTTTATCGTAGACGACGACCGCGCAAGTCGTGTCATGCTTTCAAACATTATTAATGATAGTGAACTTGGCTCTGTAATTGGTGAAGCAAAAAATGGAGTTGACGCTATTCCGCAAATTATTATGATGCAACCTGAATTTGTTTTAATCGATTTGTTAATGCCAAATTTAGATGGGATTGAAACAATTGAACATTTACGTCAAAACGGTTTTGAGGGAAGCTTTATAATGATTTCCCAAGTCGTTAATAAAGAGATGGTCGCTGAGAGTTATTCAAAAGGGATTGAATTTTTTATCCATAAACCAATTAATTATGTGGAAGTACAAATGGTACTACGTCGAACAGCCGAGCAACACCGATTAAAAAATTCTTTACAAGCGATTCGTCAATCTTTAACGAACTTCGAAATCCCTGAAGTAAAGCATACAAAAAAGACTACTCGGGAGCATATCCAATCCATTTTAAATGATATGGGGATTGTGGCGGAGATTGGTAGTGAAGATATTATTAAAATTATTGAACAATTACTAATTGAAAGACATAAAATTGCGCCGCTTCCTCCACTAAAAGAAATTTATGAAAAAGTGGCGATGCTTACAAAAAATACACCTGATGATATTTTGAAGGAAAGTAAAGCGATTGAACAGCGTGTTCGACGTACAATATTAGCAGCCATGATTAATTTAGCGAACCTTGGTATAGTTGACTATACGAATTCTGAATTTGAATACTACACACCGCGTTATTTTGACCTTACGGATATTCGATATTTAATGCAACAAATCGAAAATAATGACCAACGAAAAGCGAAGGTAAATATTAAAAAATTCATTCAAGTCTTATATTCAGAAATTATTAGTAAGGTAGATTAG
- a CDS encoding RraA family protein: MTIITVEKRLLALPTTAISDATGGHTNVASSIKPLADHFKIAGRALTVRLPDGENGAVLEAISKASKGDILVIDCKSNTNRAVAGDFVMQLAQGVGVQGFVVDGVIRDLAAAREIDFPVFALGTTVAAGNKHGGGAVGVPVSVGGVVVEQGDYIIGDIDGVIVVPQRQIEAVIEAAEAKVAKDEVREQEALHNGEASIRAYLAKVVK, translated from the coding sequence ATGACAATCATTACAGTGGAAAAGCGTTTATTAGCGCTTCCAACAACTGCTATTTCAGATGCAACAGGGGGGCATACAAATGTTGCATCGTCGATTAAACCATTAGCGGATCATTTTAAAATTGCAGGACGAGCCTTAACGGTACGCTTACCAGATGGAGAAAATGGAGCCGTATTAGAAGCGATTAGTAAAGCCAGTAAAGGAGATATTTTAGTAATCGATTGTAAAAGCAATACGAATCGTGCTGTAGCAGGTGATTTTGTAATGCAATTAGCACAAGGCGTCGGTGTGCAAGGGTTTGTAGTTGATGGAGTGATCCGGGATTTAGCGGCAGCAAGGGAAATTGATTTTCCTGTCTTCGCTTTAGGAACAACAGTGGCTGCTGGTAATAAGCATGGTGGTGGAGCAGTTGGGGTACCAGTATCTGTTGGTGGTGTTGTAGTGGAGCAAGGAGATTATATTATCGGCGATATTGATGGTGTCATTGTCGTACCGCAAAGGCAAATTGAAGCAGTCATCGAAGCAGCAGAGGCGAAAGTGGCAAAGGACGAGGTGCGTGAGCAGGAAGCGTTACATAATGGGGAAGCGTCTATTCGTGCTTATTTAGCAAAGGTCGTTAAATAA
- a CDS encoding cation:dicarboxylate symporter family transporter has translation MLKKFKISLAAQILIGLVLGIIVGAVFYGNSNVQTYLQPLGDIFLNLIKMIVVPIIISTLIVGVAGTGDMKQLGRLGGKTLIYFEVITTIAIVVGLLAANLFQPGAGIDMTQLEQSDISKYVETTEQEESKSTFQIIVDIVPKNVINAMAEGDMLAIIFFSVIFGLGVAAIGDRGKPVLAFFQGTADAMFWVTNLVMKFAPVGVFALIGVTVSKFGIASLIPLGKLAILVYAAMIFFVLVVLGLTAKLFGFNIFKLIRMIKDELLLAYSTSSSETVLPRIMLKTEKMGAPKDIVSFVIPTGYSFNLDGSTLYQAIAAIFIAQMYGIDLTIMEQITLMLVLMVTSKGIAGVPGVSFVVLLATLGSVGIPLEGLAFIAGIDRILDMARTAVNVVGNTLAALVMAKWEKRFDSEQFAEYQAANLK, from the coding sequence ATTTTGAAAAAGTTTAAAATTAGTTTAGCTGCTCAGATTTTAATCGGTCTTGTTCTAGGTATTATTGTAGGTGCTGTGTTCTACGGGAACTCAAACGTACAAACTTACCTACAACCACTAGGGGACATTTTCTTAAACTTAATTAAGATGATTGTAGTACCGATTATTATTTCGACATTAATTGTTGGTGTTGCTGGAACTGGTGATATGAAGCAATTAGGTCGTCTTGGCGGTAAGACACTTATTTATTTCGAAGTAATTACAACAATTGCAATTGTTGTTGGTTTATTAGCAGCAAATCTCTTCCAACCGGGTGCTGGCATCGATATGACCCAGCTAGAGCAGTCAGATATTTCTAAATATGTAGAAACAACTGAACAGGAAGAATCAAAGAGCACATTCCAAATCATTGTTGACATCGTTCCTAAAAACGTTATAAATGCAATGGCTGAAGGTGATATGCTTGCGATTATCTTCTTCTCTGTAATTTTCGGTTTAGGTGTTGCAGCCATTGGAGATCGTGGTAAGCCTGTATTAGCATTCTTCCAAGGAACCGCAGACGCGATGTTCTGGGTGACGAACTTAGTTATGAAATTCGCTCCAGTAGGGGTATTTGCCCTAATTGGTGTAACCGTTTCCAAATTTGGAATTGCATCACTAATTCCATTAGGTAAATTGGCGATTTTAGTATATGCAGCGATGATTTTCTTTGTACTTGTTGTATTAGGATTAACAGCAAAACTGTTTGGCTTTAATATCTTTAAATTAATTCGCATGATTAAAGACGAGCTATTACTAGCATACTCTACGTCATCGTCAGAGACAGTATTACCTCGTATCATGTTAAAAACTGAAAAAATGGGTGCTCCTAAAGATATCGTTTCTTTCGTTATTCCAACAGGTTACTCATTCAACCTTGATGGTTCAACGCTTTACCAAGCAATTGCAGCCATCTTCATTGCACAAATGTACGGTATTGACCTTACAATAATGGAACAAATTACATTAATGCTAGTGTTAATGGTAACATCTAAAGGTATTGCTGGTGTTCCAGGGGTATCATTCGTTGTATTACTTGCAACATTAGGTTCTGTTGGTATTCCACTTGAAGGTTTAGCATTCATTGCTGGTATTGACCGTATCCTAGATATGGCTCGTACAGCTGTAAACGTAGTAGGTAACACGTTAGCAGCACTTGTTATGGCAAAATGGGAAAAACGTTTCGACAGCGAGCAATTTGCTGAGTATCAAGCAGCTAACTTAAAATAA
- a CDS encoding sodium:proton antiporter — MNNPLIKIIIEEDGNTTYQMATFDIEVVARLTGGIAPTISYMYNDNDVTDDIRAIRFHHDNPASYIEDYSSFQQMLYEKEQRAINELYETLTIKPKNMSTAKQLLWSFFLLFLVMLPVFVVMLIN; from the coding sequence ATGAATAATCCACTTATTAAAATAATTATCGAAGAAGATGGAAATACGACTTACCAGATGGCGACATTCGATATTGAGGTTGTTGCCCGTTTAACAGGCGGCATAGCACCAACAATATCCTATATGTATAACGACAATGATGTCACTGATGACATACGTGCAATTCGTTTCCATCATGACAATCCTGCCTCTTATATTGAAGACTATTCCTCTTTTCAACAAATGCTTTATGAAAAAGAACAGCGAGCGATTAATGAACTGTATGAAACATTGACAATCAAACCGAAAAACATGTCTACTGCCAAACAACTATTATGGAGCTTTTTCTTACTCTTTCTTGTGATGCTTCCTGTTTTCGTTGTGATGCTAATTAATTAA
- the tadA gene encoding tRNA adenosine(34) deaminase TadA: MTTINKDHFYMQEALVEAEKAAMLGEVPIGAVLVYKDEIIARAHNLRETTQNALTHAESMVIQEACKKIGSWRLEETTLYVTLEPCPMCAGAILQSRIPRVVYGARDLKAGCVDSLYRLLNDARFNHECEVTEGVLAEQCGQILTDFFRALRNRKKAEKLARKQQ, translated from the coding sequence ATGACAACTATCAATAAAGATCATTTTTATATGCAGGAGGCGCTAGTGGAAGCGGAAAAAGCAGCGATGCTCGGCGAAGTACCTATAGGGGCTGTTCTCGTATACAAAGATGAAATTATTGCACGTGCACACAATTTACGTGAGACAACACAAAACGCTTTAACGCATGCAGAAAGTATGGTTATTCAAGAAGCTTGCAAAAAAATTGGCAGCTGGCGTTTAGAAGAAACAACCCTGTATGTCACATTAGAGCCATGCCCAATGTGCGCTGGCGCAATATTACAATCTCGTATCCCACGTGTTGTTTATGGTGCCCGTGATCTAAAAGCAGGCTGTGTAGATTCACTGTACCGCTTATTAAATGATGCTCGTTTTAATCATGAATGCGAAGTAACAGAAGGTGTTTTAGCAGAACAATGCGGACAAATTTTAACAGATTTCTTCCGTGCATTACGCAACCGAAAAAAAGCAGAAAAGTTAGCAAGGAAGCAACAATAA
- a CDS encoding deoxynucleoside kinase — protein sequence MSVPFITVEGPIGVGKTSLSKVVAETFDYHLLKEIVDENPFLGKFYENIDEWSFQTEMFFLCNRYKQLADIHQILEKQGPVVADYHIFKNLIFAKRTLQPSEYEKYEAIYKILTADMPKPNMVVYLHASIDMLMKRIAMRGREFEKNITREYMEQLASDYHEFIGHFEKMHPEIPVIQLNGDELDFVKNEEDLQYVLKVIEEKLQQRSLHQ from the coding sequence GTGTCTGTGCCATTTATAACAGTAGAAGGTCCAATTGGTGTAGGGAAGACCTCATTATCTAAGGTCGTTGCTGAAACATTTGACTATCATTTATTAAAAGAGATTGTAGATGAAAATCCATTTCTAGGTAAGTTCTATGAAAATATCGATGAGTGGAGCTTCCAAACGGAAATGTTTTTCCTGTGCAATCGTTATAAGCAATTAGCAGATATTCATCAAATTCTTGAAAAGCAAGGCCCTGTTGTAGCGGATTATCATATCTTCAAAAATTTAATTTTCGCTAAGCGCACATTACAGCCTTCTGAATATGAGAAATATGAGGCAATCTATAAAATATTAACAGCAGACATGCCTAAGCCAAATATGGTTGTTTACTTACATGCTAGTATCGACATGCTTATGAAGCGAATTGCTATGCGTGGACGTGAATTTGAAAAAAATATAACACGTGAATATATGGAGCAGCTTGCGAGTGACTACCATGAATTTATCGGCCATTTTGAAAAAATGCATCCTGAAATTCCTGTCATCCAGCTAAATGGGGATGAGTTGGATTTTGTGAAAAATGAAGAAGATTTGCAGTATGTTTTAAAAGTAATAGAGGAAAAGTTACAACAAAGGAGTTTGCATCAATAA